The sequence ATACTCCTTCCGGAGTTCTGGCCAGGTGGCCAGCAGCTCCCGGGAGTCGCCTGAGAGGGCGTGAGCGAGGCGACGGATCTCGGCGTCCAGGTCGGCGAGCGGCGGGTCTGCAGGGAGCTCCCCACCTGTGATCTGCTCGAACAGCTTCCAGAGATCGGCGTCGTCACCGCCGGCGTTGCGGGCCGACAAGATCGCGCGCGCACCGGTGAGCTGGTAGAGCTTGCGGGCCACCGTCGCCTGCTCCTGCGCCCGCTCCCGCGCACCGCTGCACGTCTTCGCGATCTCGTGAAGGTAGCCCACGCGCTCGGCCGGGATCAGCGGGTGGCGCTCCGGTGCGCCCGCGGGGTGTGCGTGGCTGGAGGCTGGCTCCCACCCGTTGCAGCAGTGCTCCCGCAACCTTCCCACCAGTGCGAGGAAGAGCGCGTTGACGCCCTTGTCGTGGAACTGGTGGGCGCAGGTTGGGAAGACAGGGAGCGCCTCGTCGGCGGTCGAGAAGTCGTTGCGGCAGCGGCGCAACTGCTTGCGCACGTCGCGAAGGGCGTCCAGCGCCCCCGGGCGGTCGAACTTGTTGATCGCGACCAGGTCGGCGAAGTCCAGCATGTCGATCTTCTCGAGCTGCATCGCCGCGCCGTACTCGGGAGTCATCACGTACAGGGAGACATTGGCGAGGTCGGCGATCTCGCTGTCCGCCTGGCCCGCGCCGGCCGACTCCACGATCACCAGGTCGAAGCCGGCGGCGGCGCACACGTCAACTGCGGCCTTCATGTGCGCGGAGAGGGTCCGATGCGCCTGGCGGGTTGCGAGGGAACGCATGTAGACGCGATCCGGGCCGAGCGAGTTCATGCGGATGCGATCGCCTAGGAGGGCCCCGCCGGTCCGCCGCTTGGTCGGATCCACGGCAAGCACCGCAATGGCCAGATCCGGGAAATCGGCGAGGAAGCGCCGCACCAGTTCGTCGGTGAGTGAAGACTTGCCGGACCCGCCGGTCCCGGTGATGCCGACGATCGGCGGCTTGGAGTCTGAAGCCCCAGGTTTCTCAAAAGAGGCGAGCTGGCCGGCTTCCGCCTTGCTGATCAGGCGGGCCACGGCGTTCCAGTGCGACGGCGACAGCTCGAGCGGCTGGCTCCCCGGCAGTGCGGACGGATCGAAGTCGCACGCCTGCATCATCACTTCGATCATTCCGTCGAGCCCCAGTGCGCGCCCGTCGTCAGGGGAGAAGATCCTCGCCACCCCGTGTTCGTGGAGCGCCTTGATCTCCTCGGGCACAATCACCCCGCCGCCCCCGCCGAACACCTTGATGTGCCCCGCGCCGCCCTTGCGCAGGAGGTCAATCATGTAGGTGAAGAACTCCATGTGGCCGCCCTGGTAG is a genomic window of Terriglobales bacterium containing:
- a CDS encoding cobalamin-dependent protein (Presence of a B(12) (cobalamin)-binding domain implies dependence on cobalamin itself, in one of its several forms, or in some unusual lineages, dependence on a cobalamin-like analog.), which encodes MGAKYTPQHKIRFVTAAALFDGHDAAINIIRRLLQAHGAEVIHLGHNRSVKEIVDAAIQEDAQGIAVSSYQGGHMEFFTYMIDLLRKGGAGHIKVFGGGGGVIVPEEIKALHEHGVARIFSPDDGRALGLDGMIEVMMQACDFDPSALPGSQPLELSPSHWNAVARLISKAEAGQLASFEKPGASDSKPPIVGITGTGGSGKSSLTDELVRRFLADFPDLAIAVLAVDPTKRRTGGALLGDRIRMNSLGPDRVYMRSLATRQAHRTLSAHMKAAVDVCAAAGFDLVIVESAGAGQADSEIADLANVSLYVMTPEYGAAMQLEKIDMLDFADLVAINKFDRPGALDALRDVRKQLRRCRNDFSTADEALPVFPTCAHQFHDKGVNALFLALVGRLREHCCNGWEPASSHAHPAGAPERHPLIPAERVGYLHEIAKTCSGARERAQEQATVARKLYQLTGARAILSARNAGGDDADLWKLFEQITGGELPADPPLADLDAEIRRLAHALSGDSRELLATWPELRKEY